Genomic DNA from Bacteroidetes Order II. bacterium:
ACCTTCTTGCGGTTTTAGAATCAGAATATTCGCCCGAACCAATAATACCAAGGTGTGCGCTGCCTGCTTTGGAGGAATATCTGCCAACCGTGCAAATTGAGAAACCGTGATTTTTTCGTATCGGTCTAAATAGGCCATCAATTTGCGTTCTTTTTCCCCAAACTCGAACTGGACATCACGCGGATTTTGCTCGTCCCGCATAATCCGAACCATTTCTTTACTGGCTTCAATACTTTTATCTTCCAGACGCACAAAAGCAATTTTCCGCACACCATCCGCAGAAATAAGAAAGTGTGGCTTTTTATGGCTGTTTGGAATCGAAAGCACCAAGACCTCTTTTTTGCGTGACACCGGAACCACCTCAATCTCATGCTCGACCTCTGGCGAGATATGCCGGGCCATAGCCTCCTTCAATGCAAAGAGTTCCTCTTCTGCATCTCGTACCCCGCACATTGTTCCATCATCTTCGATGCCTACCAAAATTTTGCCACCCTTTGTATTAGCCAATGCAATGATTTCTTTGGCAATCCGCTCCGGCTCTGGGATCTTCTTCTTAAACTCAATATGCAAACCCTCTCCTATTTGGATGAGGCGCTGCAACGCTTGTACAGTCATTCATTTGGGAGTAAAGGAACATCAACCCAGCCAGTCCACCTCATTTTTCGCCGCCCTACTCATCAGGTGCATCACCACTTCTTGAGGCTTTTTGCCCTCGAACAGGAGCGAATGAACCGCTTCGGTAATGGGCATTTCTACATGCAGTTTACGGGCAAGTTCCATGACCGATTGGGTAGTTCGTACGCCCTCAGCCACCATATTCATTTCGGCTTCAATTTCGGCCAATGTGTGGCCCTTCCCGATTTGCTCGCCCACATAACGATTTCGGCTA
This window encodes:
- a CDS encoding putative DNA binding domain-containing protein yields the protein MTVQALQRLIQIGEGLHIEFKKKIPEPERIAKEIIALANTKGGKILVGIEDDGTMCGVRDAEEELFALKEAMARHISPEVEHEIEVVPVSRKKEVLVLSIPNSHKKPHFLISADGVRKIAFVRLEDKSIEASKEMVRIMRDEQNPRDVQFEFGEKERKLMAYLDRYEKITVSQFARLADIPPKQAAHTLVLLVRANILILKPQEGEDFYLVA